The following are from one region of the Natronosporangium hydrolyticum genome:
- a CDS encoding carbohydrate ABC transporter permease: MSTTLRKGGRRSPAGHPDAPPRARRRWSAQKLFDDKLLPLLLVAPAVVVIAGLVGYPVIRTAVLSFTDAAGLSALTGGEINFVGLAQYREIIGDPILRRSAIVTVVFGLACVAGTMLVGIAVALLLNRKFHGRGVLAVLVLLPWAIPHVAASYVYKWLFNDQYGILNWALTQLPGVDFTGFAWFNRWYTAFIVIGLVVIWQSFPFVSIALLAGLQTVPSEVIDAAKVDGASAWQQLLLIRLPMLKPLLLVLVVISTIWNFKIFDQVWVLTEGGPARQSEILAISVYREAILQLDFGLGSALAMVLFTILILFTVVYVRMAREEQP, from the coding sequence GTGAGTACGACCCTGCGGAAGGGTGGTCGGCGGAGCCCCGCCGGCCACCCGGACGCCCCACCTCGCGCCCGCCGCCGCTGGTCGGCGCAGAAGCTCTTCGACGACAAGCTGCTGCCGTTGCTGCTGGTGGCTCCGGCGGTGGTGGTCATCGCCGGCCTGGTCGGCTACCCGGTGATCCGTACGGCGGTGCTGTCGTTCACCGACGCGGCGGGCCTCTCCGCGCTCACCGGTGGTGAGATCAACTTCGTCGGGTTGGCGCAGTACCGCGAGATCATCGGCGATCCGATTCTGCGCCGGTCGGCGATCGTCACGGTGGTGTTCGGCCTGGCCTGCGTCGCCGGCACCATGCTGGTCGGGATCGCGGTGGCGTTGCTGCTCAACCGCAAGTTCCACGGCCGCGGTGTGTTGGCGGTGCTGGTGCTGCTGCCGTGGGCGATCCCGCACGTGGCCGCCTCGTACGTCTACAAGTGGCTCTTCAACGACCAGTACGGGATCCTCAACTGGGCGTTGACCCAGCTACCGGGGGTGGACTTTACCGGGTTCGCGTGGTTCAACCGGTGGTATACCGCGTTCATCGTGATCGGGCTGGTGGTGATCTGGCAGTCGTTCCCGTTCGTGTCGATCGCGTTGCTGGCGGGGTTGCAGACGGTCCCCAGCGAGGTGATCGACGCCGCCAAGGTGGACGGTGCCAGCGCCTGGCAGCAGCTGCTGTTGATCCGGTTGCCGATGCTCAAGCCGTTGCTGCTGGTGCTGGTCGTGATCTCCACCATCTGGAACTTCAAGATCTTCGACCAGGTCTGGGTGTTGACCGAGGGCGGGCCGGCTAGACAGAGCGAGATCCTGGCGATCAGCGTCTACCGGGAGGCGATCCTGCAGCTCGACTTCGGGCTCGGTTCGGCGTTGGCGATGGTGCTCTTCACCATCCTGATTCTGTTCACCGTCGTCTACGTGCGAATGGCGCGAGAGGAGCAGCCGTGA
- a CDS encoding carbohydrate ABC transporter permease, with protein MTTTERPARRDRVRMMTSAQARRRRVTASVFTYLAAGLVALFALFPVYWMVITSLKPTAEIITPQPVWWPSEFEWGRYQRVMDAGFTTYLRNSLLVAVGTTGLGLLVAIFAGYALARFRLPLRRYLVLVVLATQMFPVVVLLIPFFIVMRNLGLLGSLWGLIIAYLAFITPLMIWILRGFFLSIPNELEDAALIDGCTRFGAMWRVIMPLAGPGVAAVSIFAWIAAWNEFLFALTFIRSDSLRTLPVGLTQFAGRDATDNGAIMAASVMFTLPVVIFFLFVHKKLTTGLVAGAVKG; from the coding sequence GTGACCACGACCGAGCGGCCGGCCCGCCGGGACCGGGTGCGGATGATGACCTCGGCGCAGGCGCGCCGCCGCCGAGTGACCGCGAGCGTCTTCACCTACCTGGCGGCCGGGCTGGTGGCGCTCTTCGCGCTCTTCCCGGTCTACTGGATGGTGATCACCTCGTTGAAGCCCACCGCCGAGATCATCACTCCGCAGCCGGTGTGGTGGCCCTCGGAGTTCGAGTGGGGCCGCTACCAGCGGGTGATGGACGCCGGGTTCACCACCTACCTGCGCAATTCGTTGCTGGTGGCGGTCGGCACCACCGGCCTCGGACTGCTGGTGGCGATCTTCGCCGGGTACGCGCTGGCCCGGTTCCGGCTGCCGCTGCGGCGGTATCTGGTGCTGGTGGTGCTCGCCACCCAGATGTTCCCGGTGGTCGTGCTGTTGATCCCGTTCTTCATCGTGATGCGCAACCTCGGTTTGCTGGGCAGCCTGTGGGGGCTGATCATCGCCTACCTGGCGTTCATCACCCCGCTGATGATCTGGATCCTGCGCGGCTTCTTCCTCTCCATCCCGAACGAGCTGGAGGACGCCGCGTTGATCGACGGGTGTACCCGGTTCGGGGCGATGTGGCGGGTGATCATGCCGTTGGCCGGGCCCGGGGTGGCGGCGGTGTCGATCTTCGCGTGGATCGCCGCCTGGAACGAGTTCCTCTTCGCGTTGACCTTCATCCGCAGCGACTCGCTCCGCACGCTGCCGGTCGGCCTCACCCAGTTCGCCGGCCGGGACGCCACCGACAACGGCGCGATCATGGCCGCCAGCGTCATGTTCACGCTGCCGGTGGTGATCTTTTTCCTATTTGTCCACAAAAAACTGACCACCGGTCTGGTCGCCGGTGCGGTCAAGGGTTGA
- the murQ gene encoding N-acetylmuramic acid 6-phosphate etherase yields MSTRNDGTLNGLATEGRLPEAADLDLLPTSAQVALLCEQDHRAVRAVQAASEQLVTAIDAAAVRLRRGGRLIEVGAGTPGRLAVLDAAECGPTFGVEEGQVIGVMAGGSDAVPKAAENGEDDHRAGATDLVAASLTSDDVVLAVSASGRTPYVRGAIAAASAVRALTIAVVNNPDSPIAAECDLAVEALTGPEVISGSTRLKAGTAQKLVLNTFSTLLMVKLGHTYGDLMVNVRASNTKLRWRSQRIVAEAAGVDTEQAAEALTEAGGQAKVATVMLLAGVDAATARSRLTAAAGHVRAAVAGSAAP; encoded by the coding sequence GTGAGCACGCGCAACGACGGGACCCTCAACGGGTTGGCTACCGAAGGGCGACTACCGGAGGCGGCCGACCTGGACCTGTTACCGACCAGCGCCCAGGTGGCGCTGCTGTGCGAGCAGGACCACCGGGCGGTGCGGGCGGTGCAGGCGGCCAGCGAGCAACTGGTCACCGCGATCGACGCCGCCGCGGTACGGCTGCGGCGCGGCGGCCGGCTGATCGAGGTGGGGGCGGGCACCCCGGGGCGGCTGGCGGTGCTGGACGCGGCCGAGTGCGGCCCCACCTTCGGCGTCGAAGAGGGCCAGGTCATCGGGGTCATGGCCGGTGGTAGCGACGCGGTGCCCAAGGCGGCGGAGAACGGCGAGGACGACCACCGGGCCGGCGCCACCGACCTGGTCGCGGCCTCGCTCACCAGCGACGATGTCGTACTCGCGGTCAGCGCCTCCGGTCGTACGCCGTACGTCCGGGGGGCGATCGCCGCCGCGTCGGCGGTGCGGGCGCTCACCATCGCGGTGGTGAACAACCCGGACTCGCCGATCGCCGCCGAGTGCGACCTGGCGGTCGAGGCGCTCACCGGCCCCGAGGTGATCTCGGGCTCGACCCGGCTGAAGGCGGGCACCGCCCAGAAGCTGGTGCTGAACACCTTCTCCACGTTGCTGATGGTGAAGCTCGGCCACACCTACGGCGACCTCATGGTCAACGTCCGGGCCAGCAACACCAAGCTGCGATGGCGCAGCCAGCGGATCGTCGCGGAGGCGGCCGGGGTCGACACCGAACAGGCGGCCGAGGCCCTGACCGAGGCCGGCGGCCAGGCGAAGGTAGCGACCGTGATGCTGCTCGCCGGGGTGGACGCGGCGACCGCCCGTTCCCGACTGACGGCCGCTGCCGGCCACGTCCGCGCGGCGGTGGCCGGCAGCGCCGCGCCGTGA
- a CDS encoding anhydro-N-acetylmuramic acid kinase: MTPVGGPAPPVRTTPIRVLGLMSGTSADGVDAAVAQLALAGDTLELTPLAAHTDPWPPELRRRILAAPEAGAAELCRLHRDLGAALGEVAVGAIDQYGPVDLLVSHGQTIHHEVGPDGAVHSTLQLGAAAQLAEQTGVPVVADLRTRDVAAGGQGAPLVSIVDELLLVGSADAGGPPGGDEPVAALNLGGIANLTVVRPAAPTLAFDCGPANALLDVAVARATGEPYDEGGALAARGTVDDRLLAVLLADPYLAAAPPKSTGRERYHAGYLDAALAVAPVLAPADLLATLAEFTAAAVAADVARYRVRRVFAAGGGVHNAGLLAALRRRLAAAGAQLLTTAQWGLPVDAREAYAFAVLGWLTWHGLPGTIPSCTGATGARVLGSITPGREPLRLPPPLPTPPRRALVRR; the protein is encoded by the coding sequence GTGACCCCGGTGGGTGGGCCGGCGCCGCCGGTCCGCACCACCCCGATTCGGGTGCTCGGGCTGATGTCCGGCACCTCAGCCGATGGCGTGGACGCCGCGGTCGCCCAACTCGCGCTCGCCGGCGACACACTGGAACTCACGCCGCTGGCTGCGCACACCGACCCGTGGCCGCCGGAGCTGCGGCGACGGATCCTGGCCGCGCCCGAGGCCGGGGCGGCGGAGCTGTGTCGGCTGCACCGCGACCTCGGGGCGGCGCTCGGCGAGGTGGCGGTCGGCGCCATCGACCAGTACGGGCCGGTCGACCTGCTGGTCAGCCACGGCCAGACCATCCACCACGAGGTCGGCCCCGACGGCGCCGTCCACAGCACCCTGCAGCTGGGGGCGGCGGCCCAGCTGGCCGAGCAGACCGGCGTCCCGGTCGTGGCCGACCTGCGTACCCGGGATGTGGCGGCCGGTGGGCAAGGCGCGCCACTGGTGAGCATAGTGGACGAGCTGCTGTTGGTGGGGTCGGCGGACGCGGGCGGGCCGCCCGGCGGCGACGAGCCGGTGGCCGCGCTGAACCTCGGCGGGATCGCCAACCTCACCGTGGTCCGGCCGGCCGCGCCTACCCTCGCCTTCGACTGTGGCCCGGCCAACGCGCTGCTCGATGTGGCGGTCGCCCGCGCCACCGGCGAGCCGTACGACGAGGGTGGTGCGCTGGCCGCCCGCGGCACCGTCGACGACCGGCTGCTGGCGGTGCTGCTCGCCGACCCGTACCTGGCGGCGGCGCCGCCGAAGTCCACTGGCCGCGAGCGGTACCACGCCGGCTACCTGGACGCCGCGCTCGCGGTCGCGCCGGTCCTCGCGCCGGCCGACCTACTGGCGACCCTGGCCGAGTTCACCGCCGCCGCGGTCGCCGCCGATGTCGCCCGCTACCGGGTGCGCCGGGTCTTCGCCGCCGGTGGCGGGGTGCACAACGCCGGGTTGCTGGCGGCGCTGCGGCGCCGGCTCGCCGCCGCCGGGGCGCAGCTGTTGACGACGGCGCAGTGGGGGTTGCCGGTCGACGCCCGCGAGGCGTACGCGTTCGCGGTGCTCGGCTGGCTGACCTGGCACGGGCTGCCGGGAACCATCCCCAGCTGTACCGGCGCGACCGGTGCCCGGGTGTTGGGGTCGATCACCCCGGGCCGGGAACCGCTGCGGCTGCCGCCGCCGCTGCCCACCCCGCCACGGCGGGCGCTGGTCCGGCGCTGA
- a CDS encoding AEC family transporter yields the protein MAAFAALWVITLVGWLVGRSGLLGAGAETVLARVVYFVAAPALLFATVATTPVGGVFTPAFVPFLASTVVVAIAAAAVARWRWRLDRGDGTVATLCASYVNGGYLGIPIAAFVLGDVSFAVPVLLFQTLLFSPVALWLLDSRPGLRGLLSLPLRNPIIPACVLGFVVTAVGWTLPAEVLRPFELTGSAAVPLALLALGLSLGGARPWGGGADAEPRYAVVAAKVVLQPLVAYLVALLLGLEGELLLAAVVMSGLPTAQNIFVYAARFGKGTRLARDAVTLSTVLAAVTLVLVALWLG from the coding sequence CTGGCGGCGTTCGCGGCCCTCTGGGTGATCACCTTGGTGGGGTGGCTGGTCGGCCGGTCCGGACTGCTCGGCGCCGGCGCGGAGACCGTGCTGGCGCGAGTGGTCTACTTCGTCGCCGCCCCGGCGCTGCTGTTCGCCACCGTCGCCACCACCCCGGTCGGCGGCGTCTTTACCCCGGCGTTCGTGCCGTTCCTGGCCAGCACGGTGGTGGTGGCGATCGCGGCCGCCGCGGTCGCCCGCTGGCGGTGGCGGCTCGACCGGGGCGACGGCACAGTAGCCACCCTCTGCGCCTCCTACGTCAACGGCGGCTACCTCGGCATCCCGATCGCCGCGTTCGTGCTCGGTGATGTGTCGTTCGCGGTACCGGTGCTGCTGTTCCAGACGCTGCTGTTCAGCCCGGTCGCGCTGTGGCTGCTCGACTCTCGGCCGGGGCTCCGAGGCCTGCTGTCGTTGCCGTTACGCAACCCGATCATCCCCGCCTGCGTACTCGGATTCGTGGTGACCGCGGTGGGCTGGACCCTGCCGGCGGAGGTGCTGCGGCCGTTTGAACTGACCGGCTCGGCGGCGGTGCCGTTGGCGCTGCTGGCGCTGGGGCTCTCGCTCGGCGGCGCCCGGCCGTGGGGCGGTGGCGCCGACGCCGAACCCCGGTACGCGGTGGTGGCGGCGAAGGTGGTGCTGCAGCCGCTGGTGGCCTACCTGGTGGCGTTGCTGCTCGGCTTGGAGGGGGAGCTGCTGCTCGCGGCGGTGGTGATGTCGGGCCTGCCGACGGCGCAGAACATCTTTGTCTACGCCGCCCGGTTCGGCAAGGGCACCCGGCTGGCCCGGGATGCGGTGACCCTCTCCACCGTCCTGGCGGCGGTGACGCTGGTGCTGGTGGCGCTCTGGCTCGGGTGA